In Odontesthes bonariensis isolate fOdoBon6 chromosome 22, fOdoBon6.hap1, whole genome shotgun sequence, one genomic interval encodes:
- the LOC142373243 gene encoding beta-1,3-galactosyl-O-glycosyl-glycoprotein beta-1,6-N-acetylglucosaminyltransferase 4-like, with translation MNVRCSALRLRRKHLLPPFLSLLVLSILLLVSVKYNYVTESTVVQQLAKSPPLYKHPIKCSAIYDMDPVEVGKSLIIRRKKTVEDKDESLINLTKSCPSFINIRGYDAVCVSEEEKEFPLAYSLVVHKNAWMVERLIRATYSPNNVYCIHYDQKSSSEFIAAMESLARCLPNVFTVSKRESVFYASISRLKADLNCLSDLLGSEVKWRYVINLCGQDFPLRSNIELVSELKKLKGSNMLETSQPTEIKRQRFTFHHELKDASFEYQKLPVRTEQKKSPPPHDIEMFVGNAYFVLSREFVVHMDSSPVVKDFLAWSEDTYSPDEHFWATLVRLPGIPGEVPRSQPDITDLMSKTRLVKWHYLEESLYPPCTGEHVRSVCIFGAAEMHWLLNYGHWFANKFDPKVDPILIQCLEEKLEEKQRLFQSRTSLTCRTG, from the coding sequence ATGAATGTGAGATGTTCAGCACTGAGACTAAGAAGAAAGCACTTGCTTCCACCTTTCCTGTCACTGCTGGTGTTGAGTATCCTCCTGCTGGTTAGCGTCAAGTACAACTACGTCACTGAGTCTACAGTCGTCCAACAACTCGCAAAGAGTCCGCCATTGTACAAGCACCCGATTAAGTGCTCGGCTATTTATGACATGGACCCAGTGGAGGTGGGGAAATCCCTTATCATAAGAAGGAAAAAGACGGTGGAGGACAAAGACGAAAGTCTGATTAACCTTACAAAAAGCTGTCCCTCATTTATCAACATCAGAGGTTATGATGCGGTCTGTGTTTCCGAAGAGGAGAAAGAGTTTCCTCTTGCTTATTCTTTGGTTGTACATAAAAATGCCTGGATGGTAGAGCGACTCATCAGAGCAACATACTCGCCCAATAATGTCTACTGTATCCACTATGATCAAAAGTCTTCATCTGAGTTCATCGCAGCCATGGAGAGTTTGGCTCGCTGCTTGCCTAACGTCTTCACCGTCAGCAAGCGAGAGTCTGTCTTTTATGCAAGCATCAGCCGACTGAAAGCCGATCTCAACTGTCTGTCGGACCTTTTGGGGTCAGAAGTTAAGTGGAGGTATGTCATCAACCTGTGTGGCCAGGATTTCCCCCTCAGGTCCAACATTGAGCTGGTGTCAGAACTGAAGAAGTTAAAAGGCTCTAATATGTTGGAGACGAGCCAACCCACTGAAATCAAGAGGCAGAGATTCACCTTCCACCATGAACTAAAAGACGCCAGCTTTGAATATCAGAAACTGCCGGTGAGAacggagcaaaaaaaaagcccGCCACCACATGATATAGAGATGTTTGTTGGAAACGCTTATTTTGTACTATCACGGGAGTTTGTTGTGCACATGGACTCCTCGCCTGTAGTGAAGGATTTCTTGGCCTGGTCAGAGGACACCTACTCCCCAGATGAACACTTCTGGGCTACTCTTGTGCGACTGCCGGGTATTCCTGGAGAGGTGCCCAGGTCCCAGCCCGATATTACAGACTTGATGAGTAAGACCAGGCTGGTGAAGTGGCACTACCTGGAGGAGAGCCTTTACCCACCGTGCACAGGGGAACACGTCCGCAGTGTTTGCATTTTTGGTGCAGCTGAAATGCATTGGTTGCTCAACTATGGTCACTGGTTCGCCAATAAGTTTGATCCCAAAGTGGACCCCATTCTCATTCAGTGCCTagaggagaagctggaggaaaAGCAGAGGTTATTCCAATCAAGGACTTCCCTGACCTGCCGAACGGGTTAG